The following coding sequences lie in one Methanorbis furvi genomic window:
- a CDS encoding M42 family metallopeptidase codes for MEITEISALLQKLSNAHGISGFESSVAKIIRDEVAAYVDEVTTDKMGNLIAIKKGDDFKIMLAAHMDEIGLMVQFVDDNGFIRFVGIGGWYNPVLVSQRVLLHGEKGVVRGVLGTKPPHVMSEDDRKKPIGFEDMFIDVGATSPEEVEALGISVGTPVTIDREFAQLSGSVVTGKAFDNRAGCAMLIGALREMETKHTIYAVFTVQEEVGLKGAKTSSFSLNPDVAIATDVTIPGDSPGIERRKAPVFMGKGPVVVAVSASGRGHIADPRVVSWLVKTGKKFDIPVQVEVGDGGNTDASAINFERGGIPSVPVSVPARYIHSPVEVVDLRDVQAGISLIAKAVATQPKLRS; via the coding sequence ATGGAAATTACAGAAATCAGTGCATTATTACAGAAGCTTTCAAATGCCCACGGCATTTCAGGCTTTGAGTCGTCGGTTGCAAAGATCATCAGAGATGAGGTTGCAGCGTACGTTGATGAGGTTACGACCGATAAGATGGGAAATCTGATCGCAATTAAGAAGGGCGATGATTTTAAGATCATGCTCGCTGCCCACATGGATGAGATTGGTCTGATGGTCCAGTTTGTGGATGATAATGGTTTTATCAGGTTTGTTGGTATCGGCGGATGGTATAATCCGGTTCTGGTGAGCCAGCGTGTTCTTCTGCACGGCGAGAAGGGAGTTGTCCGCGGCGTTCTCGGCACAAAGCCGCCGCATGTGATGAGCGAGGATGATCGCAAGAAGCCAATTGGTTTTGAGGATATGTTTATTGATGTGGGTGCAACCAGTCCTGAAGAGGTTGAGGCTCTGGGTATTTCTGTCGGTACTCCGGTGACGATCGACCGTGAGTTTGCTCAGTTGTCAGGATCTGTGGTGACCGGCAAGGCGTTTGATAATCGTGCGGGTTGTGCGATGCTGATTGGGGCGCTTCGCGAGATGGAGACGAAGCATACGATTTATGCGGTGTTTACGGTGCAGGAGGAGGTTGGTCTGAAGGGTGCGAAGACGAGTTCGTTTTCGCTGAATCCTGATGTTGCGATCGCAACTGATGTGACGATCCCGGGAGATTCTCCGGGTATTGAGCGGAGAAAGGCTCCGGTGTTTATGGGGAAGGGTCCTGTTGTTGTGGCGGTTTCTGCGTCAGGCCGCGGTCATATTGCTGATCCGCGTGTTGTTTCGTGGCTGGTGAAGACGGGTAAGAAGTTTGATATTCCGGTTCAGGTCGAGGTAGGGGATGGCGGTAATACGGATGCGTCTGCGATCAATTTTGAGCGTGGAGGTATTCCGAGTGTTCCGGTTTCTGTTCCGGCACGGTATATTCATTCGCCGGTTGAGGTTGTGGATCTGAGGGATGTGCAGGCAGGCATTTCGCTGATCGCGAAGGCTGTTGCGACTCAGCCAAAACTGAGGAGTTAA
- a CDS encoding winged helix-turn-helix transcriptional regulator, with the protein MRRWILILCLLGILLSGTGMVSAEMVGNYTIWDMEISPMYEEIVPIDDGKEIVLVEGWGYLEIWRQIVITDLVAIFEGTVLEWPLIIFSPVIFALLGFISVFIYTSRKNQKISLPQEKILAYLNDNSGSTQQQIISAVGASRGSVCYHLHALEKQNKIHPVTRNGRSFYYTSKDSGDMLEQTIHYLLSREKSGKFLQTLYLHPGITRKELAGQLGITPATVRWYLIRYMDERVCRTEKCGKEYCYSLTDEAREICERFVEESVAGEKDQERDG; encoded by the coding sequence ATGCGTCGCTGGATTCTCATTCTCTGTCTTCTTGGTATTTTGCTGAGCGGAACAGGGATGGTGTCCGCAGAGATGGTTGGGAACTATACTATCTGGGATATGGAAATCAGTCCGATGTATGAAGAGATTGTTCCCATAGATGACGGAAAAGAGATCGTCCTTGTTGAAGGATGGGGTTATTTAGAAATCTGGCGACAGATAGTTATTACGGACTTAGTTGCCATTTTTGAGGGAACAGTCCTCGAGTGGCCTCTCATCATTTTCTCTCCGGTTATCTTTGCTCTTCTTGGATTCATTTCTGTATTTATCTACACGTCCCGGAAAAATCAAAAGATCTCCCTGCCTCAGGAAAAAATTCTTGCTTATCTTAACGATAATTCAGGCTCCACCCAGCAGCAGATCATCTCTGCTGTGGGAGCCTCCCGCGGCTCTGTCTGTTATCATCTGCATGCTCTTGAGAAACAAAATAAAATTCATCCGGTGACTCGCAATGGGCGTTCCTTCTATTACACCAGTAAAGACTCGGGCGACATGCTGGAGCAGACAATTCATTATCTTCTCTCGCGGGAAAAGTCCGGGAAATTTTTACAGACACTCTATCTTCATCCGGGAATCACGAGAAAGGAGCTTGCGGGGCAGCTTGGAATAACGCCTGCTACTGTTCGGTGGTATCTGATCCGGTACATGGATGAACGGGTTTGCAGAACGGAAAAGTGCGGGAAGGAGTACTGCTACTCGCTCACGGATGAGGCGAGAGAGATCTGTGAACGGTTTGTGGAGGAGAGTGTTGCGGGAGAAAAAGATCAGGAACGTGATGGGTAA